The Lytechinus pictus isolate F3 Inbred chromosome 15, Lp3.0, whole genome shotgun sequence genome contains a region encoding:
- the LOC129263148 gene encoding trichohyalin-like, giving the protein MAPTGRGSLWEDVETLCLLNIWREKNIQEQMDGTVRNKTVFRKICQLMKERGFERAEDQIKRKIKQLRASFRKTEDNNNRSGRGRITCKFYSELQEIFGGRPETAPVAILASQPEEEDQSESLDSVDSDSLPREEEEDGAEEDRSITDDELEENDVEALTELVGNFPPEDLEGPSTSSANGRKATGEKRNKSKLQESFGLIAKEIKTLEEDSTNAFNAREDRFMQRQMEWERELLMKAQRTEEKKLEEKERRRREEREHREQEKERDRQHQLQMLQALMAGMRQSSTSMWQQQGNNSQSGPERSPNSWPYNHDYTPL; this is encoded by the exons atgGCACCAACAGGGAGAGGGAGTCTGTGGGAAGATGTGGAGACGCTGTGCCTCCTGAATATTTGGCGGGAGAAAAACATTCAAGAACAGATGGATGGCACAGTAAGGAACAAAACGGTATTTCGTAAGATATGCCAATTGATGAAAGAAAGGGGGTTCGAAAGGGCAGAGGACCAAATCAAGCGGAAAATTAAACAACTAAGAGCGTCCTTCCGAAAGACGGAGGACAATAACAATCGATCAGGCAGGGggagaattacatgtaaattctaTAGCGAACTGCAGGAGATCTTTGGGGGCAGACCAGAGACTGCACCAGTTGCCATTCTGGCGTCGCAACCAGAGGAGGAGGATCAATCTGAGTCGCTAGACTCGGTGGACTCTGATTCACTGCcgagagaggaggaggaggatggagCCGAAGAAGATAGAAGTATAACGGATGATGAACTGGAGGAAAATGATGTGGAAGCACTAACAGAATTGG TTGGCAATTTTCCACCGGAGGATCTAGAGGGACCTTCAACATCATCTGCTAATGGACGTAAGGCAACTG GGGAAAAGCGGAATAAATCAAAGCTGCAGGAGTCCTTCGGACTGATAGCCAAGGAGATAAAGACACTGGAGGAGGACAGTACAAATGCCTTCAATGCTAGGGAGGATCGGTTCATGCAGCGCCAAATGGAGTGGGAGCGTGAGCTCCTAATGAAGGCACAGcgtactgaagaaaaaaaactagaggagaaggagaggaggagaagagaagagagggaGCATAGAGAGCAAGAAAAAGAACGTGATAGACAGCATCAACTCCAAATGCTTCAGGCCTTAATGGCTGGTATGCGGCAGTCGTCAACTTCAATGTGGCAGCAACAGGGAAACAACTCCCAGTCCGGTCCAGAGCGGTCTCCAAATTCCTGGCCCTACAATCACGATTACACTCCACTGTAA
- the LOC135156867 gene encoding uncharacterized protein LOC135156867 codes for MSTQHRETYPNDRENDENKISMKGPGFRLIFDQSRFTNISFSYLNRNGVKKQIVLSIREEREFLTVGVQPQDERNIGVELDTAPETSGSETHDEEMSEIGPLRSDEGGKFLWDC; via the exons ATGTCAACTCAGCATCGTGAAACCTACCCCAATGACAGAGAGAATGACGAAAATAAG ATATCAATGAAGGGTCCAGGTTTTCGTCTTATATTCGATCAATCCAGGTTTACAAATATTTCCTTTTCATACCTGAATCGAAATGGAGTAAAGAAACAGATAGTGCTGAGTATCAGA gaagaaagagagttCTTAACAGTCGGTGTACAGCCTCAGGACGAACGAAACATCGGAGTGGAACTAGACACTGCTCCCGAAACTTCGGGGTCGGAGACACACGATGAAGAAATGTCCGAGATA GGACCACTGAGATCTGATGAAGGAGGCAAGTTTCTCTGGGATTGCTAG